One stretch of Candidatus Sericytochromatia bacterium DNA includes these proteins:
- the lepA gene encoding translation elongation factor 4, with the protein MSAIDPARIRNFSIIAHIDHGKSTLADRLLEYTGTVSAREMEAQILDSMDIEKERGITIKAQAVRLDYRAEDGEMYILNLIDTPGHVDFNYEVSRSLAACEGALLVVDATQGVEAQTLANVYLAVDNNLEIVPVINKIDLPSAEPERVKQEIADVIGLDPDLAVLASAKEGIGIHEICEAVVRTVPPPKGEADAPLQALIFDSFYDSYRGVVIFFRVMNGTLRVGDKVRFMATGKEYDVTELGVMRPKQTQVNALSVGEVGYLAASIKSVGDARVGDTITRVASPASEAWPGYKQAIPMVFCGLYPTSADDYPDMREALEKLSLNDASLHWEPETSVALGFGFRCGFLGLLHMEIIQERLEREYNLTLITTAPSVEYRVTKTNGEVVMVDNPNNWPNPGQIQTTEEPYVKLSVITPADYVGAIMELTQSRRGIFKNMEYIDKTRSLLTYELPLAELITDYFDQLKSRTRGYASLDYELIGMQPSQLVKLDVLLAGEAVDALSTIVHRDKSAYVGRQLAEKLRELIPRQQFEVPIQAAIGSKIIARETISAMRKNVLAKCYGGDISRKRKLLEKQKEGKKRMKQVGRVEVPQEAFMAVLRIGED; encoded by the coding sequence ATGAGCGCCATCGATCCTGCCCGCATCCGCAATTTTTCCATCATCGCCCACATCGACCACGGCAAGTCGACCCTGGCCGATCGCTTGCTGGAGTACACGGGCACCGTGTCCGCGCGCGAGATGGAGGCCCAGATCCTCGACTCCATGGACATTGAAAAGGAGCGAGGCATCACCATCAAGGCTCAGGCCGTGCGGCTCGATTACCGGGCCGAAGATGGGGAAATGTACATCCTCAACCTGATCGACACGCCGGGCCACGTCGACTTCAACTACGAGGTGTCCCGCAGCCTGGCGGCCTGCGAGGGGGCCTTGCTGGTGGTGGACGCCACGCAAGGCGTCGAGGCCCAGACCCTGGCCAACGTCTATCTGGCGGTCGACAACAACCTGGAAATCGTCCCGGTCATCAACAAGATCGACTTGCCTTCGGCCGAGCCTGAGCGGGTCAAGCAGGAGATCGCCGACGTGATCGGGCTGGACCCTGATCTGGCCGTGCTGGCCTCCGCCAAGGAAGGCATCGGCATCCACGAGATTTGTGAGGCGGTGGTGCGAACGGTGCCGCCCCCCAAGGGGGAGGCGGATGCGCCGCTGCAAGCGCTGATCTTCGACTCGTTTTACGACAGCTATCGGGGCGTGGTGATTTTCTTCCGGGTCATGAATGGCACCTTGCGGGTCGGCGACAAGGTTCGCTTCATGGCCACAGGCAAGGAATACGACGTGACCGAACTGGGGGTCATGCGCCCCAAGCAAACCCAGGTCAACGCCCTGTCCGTGGGCGAAGTCGGCTATCTGGCGGCCAGTATCAAGAGCGTCGGGGATGCCCGGGTGGGCGATACCATCACGCGGGTGGCGTCACCTGCCAGCGAGGCCTGGCCGGGTTACAAGCAGGCCATCCCGATGGTCTTCTGTGGCCTGTATCCCACTTCGGCCGATGACTATCCGGACATGCGCGAGGCGCTCGAAAAACTGTCGCTCAACGATGCCAGCTTGCATTGGGAGCCTGAAACTTCCGTGGCACTTGGTTTTGGTTTCCGCTGCGGGTTTCTGGGCCTGCTTCATATGGAAATCATTCAGGAACGCCTGGAGCGCGAGTACAACCTGACGCTCATCACAACGGCCCCTTCGGTGGAATATCGCGTGACCAAGACCAACGGCGAAGTCGTGATGGTCGATAACCCGAACAACTGGCCCAATCCGGGGCAGATTCAGACGACGGAAGAACCGTATGTGAAGCTGTCCGTGATTACCCCGGCTGATTACGTCGGGGCCATCATGGAACTCACCCAGAGTCGGCGCGGTATCTTCAAGAACATGGAATACATTGACAAGACCCGCTCCTTGCTCACGTACGAGTTGCCGCTGGCCGAACTGATCACCGATTACTTCGACCAGCTCAAGAGCCGCACGCGCGGCTACGCCAGCTTGGATTACGAACTGATCGGGATGCAACCGAGTCAGCTGGTCAAACTCGACGTCTTGCTGGCCGGGGAAGCGGTGGATGCCCTTTCCACCATTGTGCATCGCGACAAGTCTGCCTATGTGGGACGTCAGCTGGCGGAGAAACTGCGCGAACTGATTCCTCGTCAGCAATTTGAGGTGCCCATTCAAGCCGCCATCGGTTCGAAGATCATCGCCCGCGAGACCATCAGCGCCATGCGCAAGAATGTGCTGGCCAAATGTTATGGCGGCGACATCTCGCGGAAGCGCAAGTTGCTCGAAAAACAGAAAGAGGGTAAAAAGAGGATGAAACAGGTGGGCCGCGTCGAGGTGCCCCAAGAGGCCTTCATGGCGGTTTTGCGCATCGGGGAAGACTGA
- the groES gene encoding co-chaperone GroES gives MPATATKIRPLGDRVVVKVVKEEKTAGGLVLPDTAQEKPQTGEVLAVGPGKTLDNGSRQTVDVAIGDKVLFAKYSGTEVKLDGETYLLIAEKDILGVIS, from the coding sequence ATGCCCGCTACCGCCACGAAGATCCGCCCCCTTGGCGATCGCGTCGTCGTGAAGGTCGTGAAGGAAGAGAAGACCGCTGGTGGTCTCGTCCTGCCCGACACCGCTCAGGAAAAGCCCCAGACGGGTGAAGTGCTCGCCGTGGGTCCTGGAAAGACCCTCGACAACGGCTCCCGCCAAACCGTGGATGTGGCCATCGGCGACAAGGTCCTCTTTGCCAAGTATTCCGGCACGGAGGTCAAACTCGATGGTGAGACCTACCTGCTGATTGCTGAGAAGGACATTCTCGGCGTCATCTCCTAG
- the groL gene encoding chaperonin GroEL (60 kDa chaperone family; promotes refolding of misfolded polypeptides especially under stressful conditions; forms two stacked rings of heptamers to form a barrel-shaped 14mer; ends can be capped by GroES; misfolded proteins enter the barrel where they are refolded when GroES binds), which produces MPKQILFDEQARRALERGVNAVADAVKVTLGPKGRNVVLEKKFGAPQIVNDGVTIAKEIELEDPIENTGAQLVKEVATKTNDVAGDGTTTATVLAQAMTREGLKNVAAGANPMIIRHGIDKAVTKAVSEIKKLAKPVENRQAIAQVATISAGNDEYIGGLIADAMEKVGKDGVITVEESKTMGTTLEVVEGMQFDKGYISPYMVTDSDRMEAVYDEPYILLTDRKITSVADLIPILEKVARSGRGLMIIAEDVEGEALATLVVNKLRGILTAVAVKAPGFGDRRKAMLEDIAILTGGEVVSEDKGLKLENVTEQYLGKARQVRVGREKTTIVAGTENKAKVEARIAQIRKQIEETDSEFDREKLQERLAKLAGGVAVIQVGAATETELKDRKLRIEDALSATKAAVEEGIVAGGGTTLVNLIKGLDTLRHEVKGDERTGVEIVMRALEAPLRQIAENAGIEGAVILEQVKGKEAGIGYNALTNEFVNMIEAGIVDPAKVTRSALQNAASIASMLLTTEALVVDKPEKKSAAPAGGPGGMGGMDMM; this is translated from the coding sequence ATGCCCAAACAGATTTTGTTCGATGAGCAAGCCCGCCGCGCCCTCGAGCGGGGTGTCAATGCCGTGGCCGACGCCGTCAAGGTGACGCTTGGCCCCAAGGGTCGCAACGTGGTGCTCGAGAAGAAGTTCGGCGCCCCTCAGATCGTCAATGACGGTGTGACCATCGCCAAGGAAATCGAGCTCGAGGATCCGATCGAGAACACCGGCGCCCAGCTGGTCAAGGAAGTCGCCACCAAGACCAACGACGTCGCGGGCGACGGTACCACCACCGCCACCGTGCTGGCCCAGGCGATGACCCGCGAAGGCCTCAAGAACGTGGCTGCCGGTGCCAACCCGATGATCATCCGTCATGGCATCGACAAGGCCGTGACCAAGGCCGTGTCCGAGATCAAGAAGCTGGCCAAGCCGGTCGAGAACCGCCAGGCGATCGCCCAGGTGGCCACCATCTCGGCGGGCAACGACGAGTACATCGGCGGCCTGATCGCCGACGCGATGGAGAAAGTCGGCAAGGACGGCGTCATCACCGTCGAAGAGTCCAAGACCATGGGCACCACGCTCGAGGTGGTCGAGGGCATGCAGTTCGACAAGGGCTACATCAGCCCCTACATGGTGACCGACTCCGACCGCATGGAAGCCGTCTACGACGAGCCTTACATCCTGCTGACGGACCGCAAGATCACCTCCGTGGCCGACCTGATCCCCATCCTCGAGAAGGTCGCCCGCAGCGGCCGTGGTCTGATGATCATCGCCGAGGACGTGGAAGGCGAAGCGCTGGCGACCCTGGTCGTCAACAAGCTGCGTGGCATCCTGACGGCCGTTGCCGTCAAGGCGCCTGGCTTCGGCGATCGCCGCAAGGCCATGCTGGAAGACATCGCCATCCTGACCGGTGGTGAGGTCGTCTCGGAAGACAAGGGCCTCAAGCTCGAGAACGTCACCGAACAGTACCTCGGCAAGGCGCGCCAGGTGCGCGTGGGCCGTGAGAAGACCACGATCGTGGCGGGCACCGAGAACAAGGCCAAGGTTGAAGCGCGCATCGCTCAGATCCGCAAGCAGATCGAGGAGACCGATTCGGAGTTCGACCGCGAGAAGCTGCAAGAGCGTCTGGCCAAGCTGGCGGGCGGCGTGGCCGTCATCCAGGTGGGTGCCGCGACCGAGACCGAACTGAAGGACCGCAAGCTGCGCATCGAAGACGCCCTCTCGGCCACCAAGGCGGCCGTCGAGGAAGGCATCGTGGCGGGCGGCGGCACCACCCTGGTCAACCTGATCAAGGGCCTCGATACCCTGCGTCACGAGGTCAAGGGCGATGAGCGCACCGGCGTCGAGATCGTCATGCGTGCTCTGGAAGCTCCCCTCCGCCAGATCGCCGAGAATGCCGGCATCGAAGGCGCGGTCATCCTCGAACAGGTCAAGGGCAAGGAAGCCGGCATCGGCTACAACGCGCTGACCAACGAGTTCGTGAACATGATCGAAGCGGGCATCGTGGACCCGGCCAAGGTGACCCGTTCGGCGCTGCAGAACGCGGCCTCGATCGCCAGCATGCTGCTGACGACCGAAGCCCTGGTGGTCGACAAGCCCGAGAAGAAGTCGGCGGCGCCTGCGGGTGGCCCCGGCGGCATGGGCGGCATGGATATGATGTAA
- a CDS encoding PilZ domain-containing protein, translated as MTGPEDQLPPLKADQPLEIVLPPTGQVTDEETTYFSKIVAVRDEVLLIAPPILDGVSLVLQEHPSRVTCHLPQDTLVWACTTTIEGVMGDTWVLTRPPAEAFVKAQRRGNVRASMTLEVQAALFMAGRYFQPSTLRILDLSGAGCQLAGDRPFIPNSLLRLQLSLPAGPLELHGKVVRANPFPQGVATRYFTSGFQFTQVSEADREALVRFIFEHLTQQIRSERPPN; from the coding sequence ATGACCGGGCCGGAAGACCAGCTGCCCCCGCTGAAAGCGGATCAACCCCTCGAGATCGTGCTGCCCCCCACGGGGCAGGTCACGGACGAGGAAACGACCTACTTTTCGAAAATCGTCGCGGTGCGGGATGAGGTGCTCCTGATCGCCCCGCCAATCCTGGATGGCGTGTCGCTGGTGCTGCAGGAGCACCCCAGCCGGGTCACATGTCACCTGCCTCAGGACACGCTCGTGTGGGCCTGCACGACCACCATCGAGGGCGTCATGGGCGACACCTGGGTGCTGACGCGCCCCCCGGCGGAGGCGTTCGTGAAGGCGCAGCGCCGCGGCAACGTGCGCGCCAGCATGACGCTGGAGGTGCAGGCGGCCTTGTTCATGGCCGGGCGGTATTTTCAGCCGAGCACCCTGCGCATTCTCGACCTGAGCGGCGCAGGCTGCCAGCTGGCCGGCGATCGCCCCTTCATTCCCAACAGCCTCCTGCGCCTGCAGTTGTCGCTGCCCGCCGGCCCCCTGGAACTGCACGGCAAGGTGGTGCGCGCCAACCCGTTCCCTCAGGGCGTGGCCACGCGCTATTTCACCAGCGGCTTTCAATTCACCCAGGTCTCCGAGGCGGATCGCGAGGCCCTCGTGCGCTTCATTTTCGAACACCTGACGCAGCAGATCCGCAGTGAAAGGCCGCCCAACTGA
- a CDS encoding class IV adenylate cyclase: protein MEIEAKFALDAAETARLRALLGAPTRSGPQRDVYLATAGLPVALRVRQDGDKACVTLKAGFEKVAGIRVREEWEPAIEPEQLDTWLTVFTRLGFPPGEVVEKHRDSWELPNGVHVVIDLISGLGSYCEVEAVADERDATLARLEATIARLGLAGHPRITRSYRDLLRDARVSGTLV from the coding sequence TTGGAAATCGAAGCCAAATTTGCCCTGGATGCCGCCGAGACCGCCCGCTTGCGGGCCCTGCTCGGGGCGCCGACGCGCAGCGGCCCCCAGCGGGACGTCTACCTGGCCACGGCCGGACTGCCGGTGGCCCTGCGCGTCCGTCAGGATGGCGACAAGGCCTGCGTGACCCTCAAGGCCGGCTTCGAGAAGGTGGCCGGCATTCGCGTGCGCGAGGAGTGGGAACCGGCGATCGAACCGGAGCAGCTGGACACCTGGCTGACCGTGTTCACGCGCCTGGGTTTTCCGCCCGGCGAGGTGGTGGAAAAACATCGCGACAGCTGGGAGTTGCCGAATGGCGTCCACGTGGTGATCGATCTGATCAGCGGGCTGGGCAGCTACTGTGAAGTGGAGGCCGTCGCGGACGAACGCGACGCGACCCTGGCGAGGCTGGAAGCCACCATCGCACGCCTCGGGCTGGCGGGGCACCCGCGCATCACCCGCAGCTATCGCGACCTGCTGCGCGACGCCCGTGTGAGCGGCACGCTGGTATGA
- a CDS encoding alpha/beta fold hydrolase, whose protein sequence is MPDKKPTGLLILHGFTGSLDTVRSMVPEAEKHGWPWRMPLLRGHGTRYQDMDGVSYDDWVADAEAALDELLGEVEKVVVVGLSMGGLVALTLGHRRPQAIAGLVVCAPALRFRDPLAALTPLIKRIVRYWDSPNGFADPSCAARSTNYKKFPTAAFHQLLDFAWETEKRLAQIQVPVVGLFATRDTIVHGIVPQLLRNKLGAPLRIEMFQRSGHEMLQDCEAEQVARAAMEAALAFARTESASQTA, encoded by the coding sequence ATGCCCGACAAGAAACCCACGGGTCTGCTGATCCTCCACGGCTTCACCGGCAGCCTCGACACCGTCCGCAGCATGGTACCGGAGGCCGAGAAACACGGCTGGCCCTGGCGCATGCCACTCTTGCGCGGGCACGGCACCCGCTATCAGGACATGGATGGCGTGAGCTATGACGACTGGGTGGCCGACGCCGAGGCCGCGCTCGACGAGCTGCTCGGCGAGGTGGAGAAGGTCGTGGTGGTCGGTCTCTCGATGGGCGGGCTGGTGGCCCTGACCCTGGGCCATCGTCGCCCACAGGCGATCGCCGGGCTGGTGGTGTGCGCCCCGGCCCTGCGTTTCCGCGACCCGCTGGCGGCCCTCACCCCTTTGATCAAGCGAATCGTGCGTTACTGGGACAGCCCCAACGGCTTCGCGGATCCCAGCTGCGCCGCCCGCTCGACCAACTACAAGAAGTTTCCCACCGCCGCCTTCCATCAGCTGCTCGACTTCGCCTGGGAAACGGAAAAACGGCTGGCCCAGATTCAGGTTCCCGTGGTCGGCCTGTTCGCCACGCGCGACACGATCGTGCACGGGATCGTGCCCCAGTTGCTGCGCAACAAGCTTGGCGCCCCGCTGCGGATCGAGATGTTCCAGCGCAGCGGCCACGAAATGCTGCAAGACTGTGAGGCGGAACAGGTGGCCCGAGCCGCCATGGAAGCAGCCCTGGCGTTTGCTCGGACCGAAAGCGCCAGCCAGACAGCCTGA
- the thiL gene encoding thiamine-phosphate kinase codes for MRDSRAPHPSRASGLPLAQLGEAGLIATLLDAQPPPSGGLGIGDDAALIPLPEARLVTSVDALVEDVHFRRNTCSAEDLGWKALAVNLSDLAAMGARPTAALLVLSLPSALPAAWVNDFHRGFLALAQAHGVWLAGGDTTGSPGPIMVSVTVFGVPGAQLLRRDQAKPGDQLFLTGVPGRSAAGFQLLERPQDHQTLPDAWQDSLRQAHLRPVPQIAAGLALAAGGARVALLDDSDGLACSLQHLAAASQVAVILEESALPACPARDAVARTRGVAPLEGMLNGGEDYHLVGCCAPDDRACIEAALRESGTPSFWVGEVVSPERGVTSGAWLRGLNGALHRLDGPMGYRHFGEG; via the coding sequence ATGCGTGACAGCCGCGCCCCACATCCTTCACGCGCCAGCGGCCTCCCTCTGGCCCAACTGGGGGAGGCGGGCCTGATTGCCACCCTGCTTGACGCTCAGCCACCCCCGTCTGGCGGGCTGGGCATCGGAGACGATGCTGCGCTGATTCCTCTCCCGGAGGCCCGCCTGGTGACCTCGGTCGACGCCCTGGTCGAGGACGTCCACTTCAGACGGAACACCTGTTCGGCCGAGGATCTGGGCTGGAAAGCGCTGGCGGTGAACCTGAGCGATCTCGCGGCCATGGGGGCCCGCCCGACGGCGGCGCTGCTGGTGCTGTCGTTGCCCTCAGCGCTTCCCGCTGCCTGGGTGAACGACTTTCATCGTGGATTCCTGGCCCTGGCGCAGGCCCACGGCGTCTGGCTGGCCGGGGGCGACACCACCGGCAGCCCGGGACCGATCATGGTCAGCGTGACGGTCTTCGGCGTGCCGGGTGCCCAGCTGCTGCGACGAGACCAGGCCAAGCCGGGTGATCAGCTCTTCCTGACCGGGGTGCCGGGCAGGTCTGCGGCCGGATTTCAGCTCCTGGAGCGGCCCCAAGACCACCAGACCCTGCCAGACGCCTGGCAAGACAGTCTCCGTCAGGCCCACCTGCGGCCCGTGCCTCAGATTGCGGCCGGCCTGGCCCTGGCAGCAGGGGGAGCGCGGGTGGCCTTGCTGGATGACAGTGACGGGCTGGCATGCAGCCTCCAGCACCTGGCGGCGGCCAGCCAGGTCGCCGTCATCCTGGAGGAGTCCGCGCTGCCCGCTTGCCCGGCCCGCGATGCGGTGGCCCGAACGAGGGGGGTGGCCCCGCTGGAGGGGATGTTGAACGGCGGCGAGGACTATCACCTGGTCGGCTGCTGCGCGCCCGACGATCGCGCATGCATCGAGGCGGCCCTGAGGGAGAGCGGCACGCCCAGCTTCTGGGTCGGGGAGGTCGTCTCGCCAGAGAGGGGGGTGACCAGCGGGGCCTGGCTGAGAGGCCTGAATGGCGCTCTGCATCGTCTCGACGGGCCCATGGGCTATCGCCACTTCGGTGAAGGATGA